The proteins below come from a single Acidobacteriota bacterium genomic window:
- a CDS encoding DUF4340 domain-containing protein encodes MKFRTTLILLIVFVVLLTAYLVFESRTKSSEDRKDREALLTEFEETDIEKMSVPAGDGVIVFDRDEAGIWMIAAPLRAPADVYEVDNLVRNFARLRIERIVEEDPEDVESYGIGERDVLFWAKGEGKPVRIQIGMENPIGGTLFARRDDEKRIVLLASTLKFSLDKTLFDFRKKDVFAFETGDISKLRVQAGAKAWDVSKEDDRWWLTSPVRALASNTRIRSLLETLSGLKARSFAAEDKSAADLKAFGLDKPGYTVALSAADLEEDMVFFLARSGDDVYVSTDKSPLVVSVETRILEDLEKPLEDFRENKAADFNSWEADRLSITADGKTITAFKDGEGFDAAWKIEGIEGIADRFLIESFIRKVEYLEALTFVDAPGQRVRHGLEPPGAVITVRVKPYSGEHREIVLHVGLEVEEEGRVAVRNPELDYHMMVDSSFLAEMPKEGGDWMPKEDPDRP; translated from the coding sequence GTGAAGTTCCGGACAACGCTGATCCTGCTCATCGTCTTCGTTGTCCTCCTGACGGCCTACCTCGTTTTCGAATCGCGGACGAAGTCGTCGGAGGACAGAAAGGACCGGGAAGCCCTTCTGACCGAATTCGAAGAGACCGACATCGAAAAGATGTCGGTTCCCGCCGGCGACGGCGTCATCGTCTTCGATCGGGATGAGGCCGGAATCTGGATGATCGCCGCGCCTCTCCGGGCGCCGGCCGACGTCTATGAAGTCGACAATCTCGTCCGGAACTTCGCCCGCCTTCGGATCGAACGCATCGTCGAAGAGGACCCGGAGGATGTCGAATCCTACGGCATCGGAGAAAGAGACGTCCTCTTCTGGGCGAAGGGCGAGGGGAAACCCGTCCGGATTCAGATCGGCATGGAAAACCCCATCGGAGGGACGCTCTTCGCCCGCCGGGACGACGAAAAGCGCATTGTTCTCCTGGCTTCGACGCTCAAGTTCTCTCTTGATAAAACACTCTTTGATTTCCGGAAAAAGGACGTGTTCGCCTTCGAGACCGGGGACATCTCAAAACTGCGGGTTCAGGCCGGGGCGAAGGCCTGGGACGTCTCCAAGGAGGACGACCGTTGGTGGCTGACCTCGCCGGTCCGGGCTTTGGCTTCGAACACCCGGATCCGGTCCCTGCTCGAGACCTTGTCCGGGCTCAAGGCCCGGTCTTTCGCGGCCGAAGACAAATCCGCCGCCGACCTCAAGGCCTTCGGCCTGGACAAACCGGGATACACGGTCGCCCTGAGCGCGGCGGATTTGGAGGAGGACATGGTCTTTTTTCTGGCCCGTTCGGGCGACGATGTCTATGTTTCCACGGACAAATCACCTCTTGTCGTCTCCGTCGAAACGCGGATTCTGGAGGATCTCGAAAAGCCGCTCGAGGACTTCCGAGAAAATAAGGCCGCGGATTTCAACAGTTGGGAGGCCGACCGGCTCTCGATCACCGCGGACGGCAAAACGATCACCGCCTTCAAGGACGGCGAGGGCTTCGACGCCGCATGGAAGATCGAGGGGATCGAGGGCATCGCCGACAGGTTCCTCATCGAATCCTTCATCCGGAAAGTCGAGTATCTCGAAGCCCTAACCTTTGTCGACGCCCCGGGACAGCGGGTCCGCCATGGCCTCGAACCGCCGGGCGCCGTGATCACGGTCCGCGTCAAACCTTACAGCGGCGAACACCGGGAGATCGTTCTTCATGTCGGCCTGGAAGTCGAAGAGGAAGGACGGGTCGCCGTCCGCAATCCCGAACTCGACTACCACATGATGGTCGATTCCTCCTTCCTGGCCGAAATGCCCAAGGAGGGCGGAGACTGGATGCCGAAGGAAGACCCGGATCGTCCGTGA